The DNA window GGTGGCCGCGCCTCGGTCGCCGTACCCGGTCAGGGTCCGGCGGGTGAGCCGGGCGGCTTCCCGCCCGCGTTCCCGCCGCCGCCGCAGCAGGCGCCGCCGGCCTGGTCGACCGACGGGCCGTCCGACGATTCCGACCAGGGCCGCTTCGACGCGTTCAAGCCGGACGCCGAGCCGCAGACCGAGGCGCCCACCCCGAAGGTGCGCAACGGGCGGGTACTCGCCGCCGTGCTGGTAGCGGCCGTGCTCATCCTCGCCGTGCCGCTGGGCCTGCTGACGCTGCTGGGCAAGATCAACGGCGACGACAAGCCGGCGGGATTCGACCCGGCGGTCGGCTCGTGCATCAAGCAGTCCGGCACCACGGCCGTGGCCACGAACTGCAACGAGCAGGGCGCATTCAGCATCGTGTCGAAGGTGGACAACAAGGACAAGTGCGCCGACCTGTCCCAGCCCACCGTCGTCCTTCAGGACGGCGGCACCAACCGGGTCCTCTGCCTGAAGCCGGCCGGCCAGTAACACCTCCGCGAAGCGCCCGCCCCCGACCCGGGGGCGGGCGCTTCGCGCTGCGGTGTGCGGCTCTTCACCCGGCGGTCTCCGCCGACGGCGATGCCCGCAACGGCCGGTCCCTCGCCGAGCAGGAATCCGAACTACGCGGCCTAGCCGCCCGCCTCGGCCTCTTCGTCGTCGCCGAGTACGTCGAGCGCGAGGGCACGGGCGCCTCTCGGTTCTCCCAGAAGGCCCGGCCCCAATGGCAGAAGGCCCTAGATGACCTCCGGGTCGGCGACGGCTTCCGTACCATCCTCGCGTGGTCGCCAGACCGCGCCGACCGCCGAGGCGCCGTCGAGATCGGGAAGATCCTCGACGAGCACGCTGACGGCTCGCGCCGGATCGTCGGAGCCGACGGGACCGACACAGGCGACCCCAAGCGGCGGCTGGAACTCATCCTCCGCGCTGAGATTGCCCGCGAGAAGGTCGAGAACCTCTCTCGCCGCGTCAGCCGTACCAAGAAGTTCCGGCGCGCCGAGGGCCGCTGGCTCGGAGGCCAAGCCCCGTACGGGCTCCGCATCGTGGACGGCCAGCTCGCCCACGACCCCGACACGTACCCGGTCGCGCGCCGGATCGCCGACGAACTGCTCACCGGCTCAACGATCTGGGCGACGGTCAAGGGCTTCAACGACGACGGCATACCCTCCCCGCGCGGCAAGTCCTGGGGCGTCGGCAGCCTCGCCGCCCTCATCCGCTCGCCCGGCTTCGCCGGCCTCCAGTCCATCCGCGAGCGCACGCCCGAGGGTCGCTGGGCGTACGTCGCCGAGCCCTACCGGAACGAGCACGGCCAGACCGTGAGCGTCGGCGAGGGCGTAGTCAGCCCCGGCGAGCGTGCACGTATCCTCGTCGCGGTCAACGGCCGCGCGGCGACCACGGCCGATCGTGGCGGCCGGTTCGTCGGTCGCGGCGACCGCCGCTCGTCGACGCTCCTCGCCGACGCCCTGCGCTGCGCTGAGTGCGGCGGCCGGACGGCCCAGAGCGGGGCCACGGGCCGCAAGGTCTACCGCTGCGGCAACTACGGCAACGGAAAGAGGTGCGGCGGCTTTACGGCCCCGCTCGCCGAGACGGACGAGGCCGTATCCCTCGCCTTCCTCCGCCGCCTCGCCGAACTTGAGTCCGGCGACCCCTTGCTAGAGGCCGTCGCCGACGCCTGGGTCGCCCGCGTCGCCCCCGAGGACCTAGCGGCCCGCGACTCCGCACAGGATGCCCTAGACGCCGCCCGAGCGGACCTCGCGCGAATGCGCCGCCTCATCGCCGCTGGGACGTTCACCGAGGAGGACGCCGCCGAGGTCATGCCCGAGCTTCGCGCGAAGGTCAAGGCCGCCGAGGACGCCCTCGCCCGTATCCCGATCCCCGAGGCCGATATCTCGCCCCTGCTGGACCTTGCGCAGTCTGTTCCCGCGTGGTTCGACCTCCCTGAGGCCGAGCGTCGCGGCCTCCTCGGGCTGGCGATCGCGGAGGTACGCGCCACCCGCGCGGCTGGGCGAGGTACCCGGTTCCGGCCGGACGAGCGCCTCCTGATCGTCTGGGCCGACGGGACGTCGTCCCGGCCCGCGCCCGTGAGGGTCGACGAGAAGGCCGAGCGGGTCGCGAAGGTCCTCGCCATGTTGGCCGAAGATCCGGCTCTCTCGCTCGCGGATGTGGCCCAAGCGATCGGCCGCTCGCCGCGAACGGCCCGCGGCGTCCTCGACGCCGCCCGAGCCGTGCCTTCCGACACCCACTGACTCCCCGCCCCGCCCAACCAAGGAGCCTCAATGCCCTGGGGAGCACAACCCGCAGAGCTTGTCCACGCCCCGCCGTCGTACCCGTGCTCGACTACTACACCGGCGAGGGCGAAATCTTCACGATCCGCTGCATCGCGCAGCGCGTGGTGAAAGCACCGGGAGTTTCCCCAGGCCTTACCGTGATCGCGTGAACCTCACTCCTGCCCCCGCCGTCGCCGGCACGCCCGCGACTATCCACGTCGGCGACGACGCCTACCCGGCCGTCGTCGTCCGCGCGTCGGCGACTGCCGTAACCGTCCGGCGCGTCGAGGCCGTCGGTGAGCGTCGCAACCGCGAACACTCCGCGATCGTCGGCGCAGGCGACCTGACCGCCCCGGTCGGTCCGCCGGAGGTGTACCGACTCCTTGACGGCCGCTACCGCACCCGCTCGGCATTCCTCACGCTCGGCGACGCCGTGTCTCGTACGCCTCTTCCCGCGCCCCGTCGCGCCGGCTGGTCACCCATGGTGAGGCAGGATGGACCCATGGCAGCACGCGTACGCGCGCCCGAGCTTCGCGGCCGGGCCTGGCTCAACACCGGCGGCAAGGCCCTCACGCTGGCCGACCTAAAGGGTCGTATAACCGTCCTAGATTTTTGGACCTTCTGCTGCATCAACTGCCTGCACGTGCTCGACGAGCTGCGCCCGCTCGAGGAGAAGTACGGCGACGTGCTCGTGGTGATCGGCGTGCACTCGCCGAAGTTCGAGCACGAGAAGGACCCGGACGCGCTCGCCGCGGCCGTCGAGCGCTACGGCGTGCACCACCCGGTGCTCGACGACCCCGAGATGGACATGTGGCAGCAGTACGCGGCGAAGGCCTGGCCGACGCTCTCGGTGGTCGACCCCGAGGGGTACGTGGTCGCCACCATGGCCGGCGAGGGGCACGCCGAGGGGCTGGCCCGGCTGGTCGACGACCTGATCGCCACCCACGAGGCGAAGGGCACCCTGCACCGCGGCGAGGGCCCGTACGTGCCGCCCGCCGAGCCGGAGACGGCGCTGCGCTTCCCCGGCAAGGCCGTCGCGCTCGACGGTGGCAACCTGCTGGTCTCCGACTCGGCCCGGCACTCCCTGGTCGAGCTGGCCCCGGACGGGGAGACGGTGCGCCGGATCGGCGCGGGTGGGCGGGGCCGGACGGACGGCCCGGCGACCGCCGCCACCTTCGCCGAGCCGCAGGGGCTCTGCCTGCTGCCGCCGCACGTGGCCGAGGTGGCCGGCTACGACGTGGTCGTCGCGGACACGGTCAACCACCTGCTGCGCGGCGTACGGCTGTCCTCCGGCGAGGTGGTCACGGTGGCCGGCACCGGGCGGCAGTGGCGCTCGACGGTCGACGACCACGCGCACGACGCCCGCTCGGTCGACCTCTCCTCCCCTTGGGACGTGGCCTGGTACGACGACCGGGTGGTGGTGGCGATGGCCGGAATCCACCAGCTCTGGTGGTTCGACCCGATCAGACGGACCGCCGGCATGTACGCCGGCACCACGGTCGAGGCGCTGCGGGACGGTCCGCTGCCGGACGTCTGGATGGCCCAGCCCTCCGGGCTGTCGGTCTCGGCCGACGGCTCCCGGCTGTGGGTGGCCGACAGCGAGACCAGCGCGATCCGGTGGGTCGCCGGCGGCGAGATGCACACCGCCGTCGGTCAGGGCCTGTTCGACTTCGGCCACGTCGACGGGCCGGCCGACCAGGCGTTGCTCCAGCACCCGCTGGGCGTCTGCGCGCTGCCCGACGGCTCGGTGCTGATCGCGGACACGTACAACGGCGCGGTGCGCCGCTTCGACCCGGAGACCGGCCAGGTCGGCACGGTGGCCGACGGGCTGGCCGAGCCGAGCGACCTGGTGGTCACCGCCGAGGGCGAGGTGCTGGTGGTCGAGTCGGCGGCGCACCGGCTGACCCGGCTGGCGCCCGGCGCGCTGACGGCGGCGGGGGCGGACACGGTGGCCGGGCCGAGGCACCGGCTGGAGCGGAAGCCGACCGACGTGACGGCCGGCGAGCTGACCCTCGACGTGATCTTCACACCGGCGCCGGGGCAGAAGCTGGACGAGACGTACGGGCCGTCGACCCGGCTGGTGGTCTCGGCGTCCCCACCGGAGCTGCTGGTGGAGGGGGCCGGTACGACCACCGACCTGTCCCGCCGGCTGCTGGTCAACGGTGACGTGGCGCAGGGGGTGCTCCAGGTGACCGCACAGGCGGCCACCTGCGACGCCGACGTGGAGCACGCCGCGTGCCACCTGACCCGGCAGGACTGGGGCGTACCGGTCCGGGTGGTCACCGGCGGCGTCACCCGTCTCCCCCTGGTCCTGCGCGGCTTGAACGAGTGATAAAAGGGGGCCCCTGCTATGCAGAATGTGTTAACTGGGGGCCCCTCCTTTCACGCGAACGGAGTGAGCGTGACCCCCGCGTCGAGGAGCGCCGCCCGCACCAGCTCCGCGCAGCGCACCGCGCCCGGCGTGTCCCCGTGCAGGCAGATCGACTCCACCGGGCAGGAGACCGCGCTGCCGTCGACCGCGACCACGGTCCGCTCGACCGCCATCCGCACCGCCCGGGCGGCGACCTGGTCCGGGTCGGTGACCAGCGCGTTCGCGGCGCTTCGGGGCACCAGCGCGCCGTTGGGCAGATAGTTGCGGTCGGCGAAGCCCTCGGCGACCACCCGCAGGCCGGCGCCGGCCGCGAGCTGGGCGAGCACGGTCCCGGGTTGGCAGAGCACCGGCAGCTCGTGGTCGTAGCCGCTGATCGCCGCCACCAGCGCGGCGGCCTGCGCCTCGTCGCGCGCGGCCGCGTGGTAGAGCGCACCGTGCGGCTTCAGGTAGCGCACCCGGGTGCGGTAGAGCCGGCAGAACGCGTCGAGCGCCCCGAGCTGGTAGATCGTCTCGTCGCGCAGCTCGGCGAAGTCGTAGGCGATGTGCCGGCGGCCGAAGCCGGCGAGGTCCCGGTAGCCGACCTGCGCGCCGACCGCGACGCCGCGCTCGGCGGCACCGGCGCAGACCCGGTGCATGGTGGCCGCGTCACCGGCGTGGAAGCCGCAGGCCACGTTCGCGGAGCTGATCAGCCCGAGCAGCGCCTCATCGTCGCCGAGCCGCCAGCTGCCGAATCCCTCACCGAGGTCAGCGTTGAGGTCCATGGAACCTCACCGTAGTGCCTGGGCGGGCCTGGGCGAGCGGCGTCACGTCGTCGACCACCCCGATGACCGGGTAGCCGCCGGTGGTGGGGTGGTCGGCCAGGAAGACCAGCGGTTGGCCGTCCGGCGGCACCTGCACCGCGCCGAGCACCAGGCCCTCGCTCGGCAGTTCGCCGGCCACCGCGCGGGGCAGGGCCGCGCCGGCCAGCCGCGCGCCGACCCGGTTGCTGTCCGTCCCGACGGTGTACGCGCTGCCGAGCAGCCGGTCGAGCGCGGCCGGGGTGAACCAGTCCCGCCGGGGTCCGGGTCGCACGGCCAGCCACACCTCGGTCGGGGGCAGCCGGGTGACGGTGAGGTCCACCGGCGCCGGCGGGCCGGCCGGGGCACCCAGGGGGAGCCGATCCCCGTCGCGCAGCGGTGGGGGCCCCAGGCCGGAAAGGGTGTCGGTGGAGCGGCTGCCGAGCACCGGCTCCACCGCGATCCCGCCGCTGACGGCCAGCCAGGTCCGCACCCCGACGCGGGCCGGCCCGATCCGCAGCACCGCCCCGGCCGGCAGCGACAACGGCCGGCCCACGTCCCCGGGCCGTCGGACGCGCCCACCGGGCGGCTCGGCGTCGCCGGCCACCGCCGACGGACCGACGCGGGCCGGCGGCGGACCGCCGGGACACCGCTCCGGCCGGACGACTGTCGAGCCCGGGCGGGGTGGGTGCTCGACGTACACGTCGGCCGGGGTTCCGGTGAGCGCGACGGTGACCGCCCGGGTGACTCGCAGCACGCAACCGGTGACCGTGATCTCCAGGCCGGCGGCGTGCTCCGGGTTGCCGACGAGCCGGTTGGCCAGGCGCAGGGCACCCGGGTCGAGCGCGCCGGAGCGGGGAACGCCGAGGTGGGCCCAGGCGGGCCGGCCCTGGTCCTGCACCGTGGTGAGCGCGCCGGCCCGCAGCACCTCGATCACGACGCGTCGACCAGCCGGACCCGGGTGCCGGGGGTGAGCCGGGCCGGTGGGTCGGCCCGCACGTCGAAGAGAGCCATCCCGGTCCGCCCGACCAGCAGCCAGCCGCCGGGCGACGCGGTCGGGTAGATGCCCGCGTACGGGCCGGCGAGCGCGACGGAGCCGGCCGGCACCCGGGTGCGCGGGGTGGCGAGCCGTGGCACGGCCAGCTCCGGCGGCAGCCCGGCGAGGTAGGCGAAACCGGGCGCGAAGCCGCAGAACGCAACCCGGAACCCGGTGCGCCGCAGCCGGTCGACCACGGCCGGCACGTCCACGCCCCAGTGGTCGGCGACCGCCGGCAGGTCCGCGCCGTCGTACACGGTGGGCACCCGGACCTCGGCGGTGTCGGCGGCGGACGCGGAGCCGGCGGGGTGCCAGCCGGCGATCCGCGCGGCGGTCGCCGTCGGGTCGGGCACGCCGTCGAGCAGCACGGTGCGCGCGGCCGGCACGATGTCGACGGCGACCAGGTCGCCGGCGGCGCGCCGGCGCCACAGCTCGGCACGCCACGCCTCGACCTGGTCGGCGTCGTCGCAGTCGAGCAGCAGGGCGTGCGCCCCGGCGGGTCGGATCCGCATCCGGCCATCCTCGCGCCGCCAAGCGTGACGGTCCACACTACTTGCAAGTAACCTACGGTGTCGTAACCTGATGACGTGACCACCTCCGCACCGCTCCGGCTCCGGCCGGTGGACATCGGAAAGCCGCGCATGCGCGGCTGGCTCCACGCGTACGCGTTCTTCGTCGCGCTCGTCTGCGGCATCGTGCTGTGCGCGATCGCCGCCACCCGGCCCGGGTGGGCGCCGCTGGTGAGCTGTCTCGTCTACAGCTTCACCGTGTGCGGGCTCTTCGGCACCAGCGCGCTCTACCACCGGCGGGTCTGGTCCGAGCGCGGATACCAGATCATGCGCCGGATGGACCATTCGATGATCTTCGTGTTCATCGCCGGCACCTACACGCCGTTCTGCGCGCTGCTGCTGGACACCCGGCCCGCCACGATCATGCTCGGCCTGGTCTGGGGCGGCGCGCTGGCCGGCGTGGCGATCAAGATGATCTGGCCGCACGCGCCGCGCTGGGTCTCCGCGCCGCTCTACCTGGCGCTCGGCTGGGTGGCCGTGGCGATGTTGCCGCAGATCCTGCACTCCGGCGGCGTCACCGCGCTGGTGCTGCTGAGCGTGGGCGGCGCGATCTACAGCGTGGGCGCGGTGTTCTACGCGCTCCGCCGACCGAACCCGTGGCCGACCGTCTTCGGCCACCACGAGTTCTTCCACGCGTGCACGCTCGTGGCGGCGATCTGCCACCACATCGCGATCTACTTCGCGCTGTTCGCCTGAACCGCCCCGGACTCGATCCGGCCCCGGACGTGCGCGAGGGCCCCGCGCCGTTGCGGGGCCCTCGGGTCTGTGGGGGGATGGGTCAGGCCGGGTAGCCCGAGCCCGGGCGGCGCACCTCGCGGTACTCCTCACGCACGACCCGGTCGCCCTGCACCGGCACCACCGGCTCCGCGACGACCTGCTCGCGCACCGGCGCGGCGACCACGCGGCGGCGGCTGTTCCAGAAGTAGAGCGTGGTGAGCAGGCCGGCGAGCCCGGCGAGCATGAGCACCCAACCCACCACGTTGAGGTTCAGCCATCCCAGGTTGGCGTCGACCGCGAACGCGAAGATCGCGCCGACCGCGATGAGGAAGATGCTGGCACCGATGCCCATGACGTCGCCTCCTTGGCGTCCTGCTGGCGTTTCCTGCCCGCCGCGGCCATGGATGAGGTAGCGGCACGCATCGACATACCCCGGCGCTCTGATCGCCAATCAGGCAAGCTTGGGCGCATGACGGACGGCAGGAACGGGCAGCGCACGTTGGTGCTGCTGCGACACGCCAAGGCCGAACAGTCCCCGGACGCCCCGGACGCGGAACGGCCGCTGACCGCGCGGGGGCACGCCGACGCCGCCGCGGCCGGCGCCTGGCTGGCCCGCCGCGAGCTGCTGCCCGACGTGGTGCTCTGCTCGCCGGCCCGGCGCACCCGGCAGACCTGGCACGGCGTGGCGATGGGCATGACGGGCTCCCCGGCCGAGGGCGGCCCGGCCGGCTCGACCCCGGCGGTGCGATACGAGCCGACCGCCTACCAGGCGCACCCGGACGAGCTGCTGGAACTGGTCCGTGGCGTCGACCCGGCGGCCGGCACGGTGCTGCTGATCGCTCACAACCCGGGCATCTCGCTGCTGTCGGCGCTGCTCGCCCCGGAGCGGGCGGATCCGGACGGCCTGCGCACCACCGACATCGTGGTGCACCGCCCCACCGGGGCGTGGTCCGAACTCTCGCGCGCACCGCTCTCCGCCCGCCACACCGCCCGCGCCTGAGATGTAAGGAGGGGCCCCCTATTAACGCCTCCGGTAGAGGCGGGGCCCCCTCTTAACGGGGCGACGTCAGGACGGCGGGGCCGTCGGCGGCGGCGGGTCGGGCGGCGGCGGCATCATCGCGGTCGGGTGCGAGAGCCGGTTCTCCTCCACGATGAGGGTGCGGGCCCGCTTGCGGCGGTCCTGCCAGAACCACAGCGTGGTCAACAGGACGCCCAGCCCGGCCAGGATGAAGACCCAGCCGACCGCGCGTAGGTCGATCCACCAGACGTTGGCCCGGATGGCGAAGGTCATGATCGCGCCGAGCGCGATGAGAAAGATGGCGCTGCCAATGCCCATGTGCGCTGCACTCCCCCGTGCGGTGGCCCTTGGGCGTGCTCCGGTCGTGGTCCGCGACGGTTACCCGCCCACCGGCGCGCCTATCCACCTGCCGGCCACCAACGACGACGGCCGGCGGGATGTCGTCCGCCGGCCGTCGTCGTGAGGGGGAGAATGATGCTTCAGGGGAGGATCACCCCGGAAGGGGTCAGAACGCCTCCTCCGGGAGGTCCATGATCTCCAGGTCGGCGCCCTCGATGATCCGCCGGTCCGCGCCGATGCGGGGCAGCACCTCGCGGGCGAAGAACCGGGCCGCCGCCACCTTGCCGGTGTAGAACGCCTTGTCGGTGGTGGAAACCTCACCGCCGAGCGCCTTCAGCGCCACGTCCGCCTGCTTCTGCAGCAGCCAGCCGACCACCAGGTCACCGATCGCCAGCAGGAACCGGCGGCTGCTCAGGCCGACCTTGTAGAGCGCGCGGGCCTCGCCGGCCTGGGCCTCGCCCAGCCAGCCGGTCATCACGCCGAGGATGTTCTGGATCTCGGAGAGCGCCTTGCCGAGCGCCTGGCGCTCCTCCTTGAGCTGGCCGTTGCCGGCCTCGGAGGTGATGTGCTCCTGGATCTCGCCAGCGACCGCCATCAGGGCCTTGCCGTTGTCCCGGACGATCTTCCGGAAGATCAGGTCGAGGCTCTGGATGGCCGTGGTGCCCTCGTAGAGGGTGTCGATCTTGGCGTCCCGGACGTACTGCTCCAGCGGGTAGTCCTGGAGGAAGCCGGAGCCACCGTACGTCTGGAGCGACTCGTGGCCGAGCAGCTCGTACGCCCGCTCCGAGCCGACGCCCTTGACCAGCGGCAGGAGCAGGTCGTTGACCCGCTTGGCCAGCTTGGTGGCCTTCTCGTCACCGGCCGCCTCGGCGATCGCGACCTTGTCCTGCCAGCTCGCGGTGTAGCAGACCAGCGCGCGCAGGCCCTCGGCGTACGACTTCTGCATGAGCAGCGAGCGGCGCACGTCCGGGTGGTGGGTGATGGTCACCCGGGGGGCGGTCTTGTCGGCCTGCTGGATGAGGTCGGCGCCCTGCACGCGGTTCTTGGCGTACTCCAGCGCGTTCAGGTAACCGGTGGAGAGCGTGGCGATGGCCTTGGTGCCGACCATCATCCGGGCGTACTCGATGATCATGAACATCTGGCGGATGCCGTCGTGCTTGTCGCCCAGCAGCCAACCCTTGGCCGGTACGCCGTGCTCGCCGAAGGTCACCTCGCAGGTGTTGGAGACCTTCAGGCCCATCTTGTGCTCGACGTTGGTGGCGTAGACGCCGTTGCGCTCGCCCAGCTCGCCGGTCTCGGCGTCGAAGTGGAACTTCGGCACCACGAAGAGGGACAGGCCCTTGGTGCCGGGGCCGCCGACGCCCTCCACGCCGACCGGGCGGGCCAGCACGTAGTGCACGATGTTGTCGCTCAGGTCGTGCTCACCGGAGGTGATGAAGCGCTTGACGCCCTCGATGTGCCAGGTGCCGTCCGGCTGCTGGACCGCCCGGGTGCGGCCGGCGCCCACGTCCGAGCCGGCGTCCGGCTCGGTCAGCACCATGGTCGAGCCCCACTGCTTCTCGATGAAGAGCCGGGCCCACTTCTTCTGCTCGTCGTTGCCCTCGACGTGCAGCACGTGCGCGAAGGACGGGCCGGAGGCGTACATCCAGACCGGGGCGTTGGCGCCGAGCACCAGCTCGGCCAGCGACCACCAGAGGGCGCGCGGGGCGTTCGTGCCGCCGAGCGCCTCGGGCAGGTCGAGGCGCCAGAACTCGGAGTCCATGAACGCCTGGTAGGACTTCTTGAACGACTCCGGCAGCGGCGCGGTGTGCGTGGCCGGGTCGAAGACCGGCGGGTTGCGGTCGCTGTCCGTGTAGCTGGCGGCCAGGTCCTCGCGGGACAGGCGGTCGACCTCGGAGAGGAAGCTGCGGGCGGTGTCGACGTCCAGATCCGTGTACGGCTCCTGGCCGAACGTCCGGTCCGCCCCGAATACCTCGAACAGGTTGAACTCGAGGTCCCGAAGGTTGCTCTTGTAGTGGGTCATGCTCGCTGGCCCCGCTTCCGGACAGGTGTTACCGATCAGTAACTCCAGACTGTATTACTCGCCGGTAGGTAACGACAAGCCGATCTCGGAAGTGACAGCGA is part of the Micromonospora sp. WMMD980 genome and encodes:
- a CDS encoding DUF6458 family protein, producing the protein MGIGSAIFLIALGAIMTFAIRANVWWIDLRAVGWVFILAGLGVLLTTLWFWQDRRKRARTLIVEENRLSHPTAMMPPPPDPPPPTAPPS
- a CDS encoding NHL domain-containing thioredoxin family protein: MAARVRAPELRGRAWLNTGGKALTLADLKGRITVLDFWTFCCINCLHVLDELRPLEEKYGDVLVVIGVHSPKFEHEKDPDALAAAVERYGVHHPVLDDPEMDMWQQYAAKAWPTLSVVDPEGYVVATMAGEGHAEGLARLVDDLIATHEAKGTLHRGEGPYVPPAEPETALRFPGKAVALDGGNLLVSDSARHSLVELAPDGETVRRIGAGGRGRTDGPATAATFAEPQGLCLLPPHVAEVAGYDVVVADTVNHLLRGVRLSSGEVVTVAGTGRQWRSTVDDHAHDARSVDLSSPWDVAWYDDRVVVAMAGIHQLWWFDPIRRTAGMYAGTTVEALRDGPLPDVWMAQPSGLSVSADGSRLWVADSETSAIRWVAGGEMHTAVGQGLFDFGHVDGPADQALLQHPLGVCALPDGSVLIADTYNGAVRRFDPETGQVGTVADGLAEPSDLVVTAEGEVLVVESAAHRLTRLAPGALTAAGADTVAGPRHRLERKPTDVTAGELTLDVIFTPAPGQKLDETYGPSTRLVVSASPPELLVEGAGTTTDLSRRLLVNGDVAQGVLQVTAQAATCDADVEHAACHLTRQDWGVPVRVVTGGVTRLPLVLRGLNE
- a CDS encoding DUF6458 family protein → MGIGASIFLIAVGAIFAFAVDANLGWLNLNVVGWVLMLAGLAGLLTTLYFWNSRRRVVAAPVREQVVAEPVVPVQGDRVVREEYREVRRPGSGYPA
- a CDS encoding hemolysin III family protein, whose protein sequence is MTTSAPLRLRPVDIGKPRMRGWLHAYAFFVALVCGIVLCAIAATRPGWAPLVSCLVYSFTVCGLFGTSALYHRRVWSERGYQIMRRMDHSMIFVFIAGTYTPFCALLLDTRPATIMLGLVWGGALAGVAIKMIWPHAPRWVSAPLYLALGWVAVAMLPQILHSGGVTALVLLSVGGAIYSVGAVFYALRRPNPWPTVFGHHEFFHACTLVAAICHHIAIYFALFA
- a CDS encoding 5-oxoprolinase subunit PxpA; its protein translation is MDLNADLGEGFGSWRLGDDEALLGLISSANVACGFHAGDAATMHRVCAGAAERGVAVGAQVGYRDLAGFGRRHIAYDFAELRDETIYQLGALDAFCRLYRTRVRYLKPHGALYHAAARDEAQAAALVAAISGYDHELPVLCQPGTVLAQLAAGAGLRVVAEGFADRNYLPNGALVPRSAANALVTDPDQVAARAVRMAVERTVVAVDGSAVSCPVESICLHGDTPGAVRCAELVRAALLDAGVTLTPFA
- a CDS encoding recombinase family protein, giving the protein MDGQLAHDPDTYPVARRIADELLTGSTIWATVKGFNDDGIPSPRGKSWGVGSLAALIRSPGFAGLQSIRERTPEGRWAYVAEPYRNEHGQTVSVGEGVVSPGERARILVAVNGRAATTADRGGRFVGRGDRRSSTLLADALRCAECGGRTAQSGATGRKVYRCGNYGNGKRCGGFTAPLAETDEAVSLAFLRRLAELESGDPLLEAVADAWVARVAPEDLAARDSAQDALDAARADLARMRRLIAAGTFTEEDAAEVMPELRAKVKAAEDALARIPIPEADISPLLDLAQSVPAWFDLPEAERRGLLGLAIAEVRATRAAGRGTRFRPDERLLIVWADGTSSRPAPVRVDEKAERVAKVLAMLAEDPALSLADVAQAIGRSPRTARGVLDAARAVPSDTH
- a CDS encoding biotin-dependent carboxyltransferase family protein, with product MIEVLRAGALTTVQDQGRPAWAHLGVPRSGALDPGALRLANRLVGNPEHAAGLEITVTGCVLRVTRAVTVALTGTPADVYVEHPPRPGSTVVRPERCPGGPPPARVGPSAVAGDAEPPGGRVRRPGDVGRPLSLPAGAVLRIGPARVGVRTWLAVSGGIAVEPVLGSRSTDTLSGLGPPPLRDGDRLPLGAPAGPPAPVDLTVTRLPPTEVWLAVRPGPRRDWFTPAALDRLLGSAYTVGTDSNRVGARLAGAALPRAVAGELPSEGLVLGAVQVPPDGQPLVFLADHPTTGGYPVIGVVDDVTPLAQARPGTTVRFHGPQR
- a CDS encoding histidine phosphatase family protein, with product MTDGRNGQRTLVLLRHAKAEQSPDAPDAERPLTARGHADAAAAGAWLARRELLPDVVLCSPARRTRQTWHGVAMGMTGSPAEGGPAGSTPAVRYEPTAYQAHPDELLELVRGVDPAAGTVLLIAHNPGISLLSALLAPERADPDGLRTTDIVVHRPTGAWSELSRAPLSARHTARA
- a CDS encoding acyl-CoA dehydrogenase, whose translation is MTHYKSNLRDLEFNLFEVFGADRTFGQEPYTDLDVDTARSFLSEVDRLSREDLAASYTDSDRNPPVFDPATHTAPLPESFKKSYQAFMDSEFWRLDLPEALGGTNAPRALWWSLAELVLGANAPVWMYASGPSFAHVLHVEGNDEQKKWARLFIEKQWGSTMVLTEPDAGSDVGAGRTRAVQQPDGTWHIEGVKRFITSGEHDLSDNIVHYVLARPVGVEGVGGPGTKGLSLFVVPKFHFDAETGELGERNGVYATNVEHKMGLKVSNTCEVTFGEHGVPAKGWLLGDKHDGIRQMFMIIEYARMMVGTKAIATLSTGYLNALEYAKNRVQGADLIQQADKTAPRVTITHHPDVRRSLLMQKSYAEGLRALVCYTASWQDKVAIAEAAGDEKATKLAKRVNDLLLPLVKGVGSERAYELLGHESLQTYGGSGFLQDYPLEQYVRDAKIDTLYEGTTAIQSLDLIFRKIVRDNGKALMAVAGEIQEHITSEAGNGQLKEERQALGKALSEIQNILGVMTGWLGEAQAGEARALYKVGLSSRRFLLAIGDLVVGWLLQKQADVALKALGGEVSTTDKAFYTGKVAAARFFAREVLPRIGADRRIIEGADLEIMDLPEEAF
- a CDS encoding allophanate hydrolase subunit 1 translates to MRIRPAGAHALLLDCDDADQVEAWRAELWRRRAAGDLVAVDIVPAARTVLLDGVPDPTATAARIAGWHPAGSASAADTAEVRVPTVYDGADLPAVADHWGVDVPAVVDRLRRTGFRVAFCGFAPGFAYLAGLPPELAVPRLATPRTRVPAGSVALAGPYAGIYPTASPGGWLLVGRTGMALFDVRADPPARLTPGTRVRLVDAS